DNA sequence from the Fuscovulum ytuae genome:
ATGCGCCTTGGCCCGGCTCTCGCCATAGAAGGTCAGGAACATCAACCGCCACGAATAGAAAGACGTGAACCCTGCCGCCACAACCAGCAGCCAGAAGGCATAATGGCTGCCCACATAGGCGCTTTCGATCACCGCATCCTTCGACAGGAACCCGGCGAAACCATAATGCGTCAGCGGAATGCCCACGCCCGTGATGGCCAGCGTGCCGATCATCATGGCCCAGAAAGTCAGCGGGATCTTCTTGCGCAGGCCCCCGTAGAACCGCATGTCCTGCTCGTGATGCGTGGCATGGATCACCGACCCCGCGCCAAGGAACAGCATCGCCTTAAAGAAGGCATGCGTGAACAGATGGAACATCGCCACCGAATAGACGCCCACACCCGCCGCCACGAACATGTAGCCAAGCTGCGAACAGGTCGAATAGGCGATCACGCGCTTGATGTCGTTCTGCACCAGACCCACGGTCGCGGCAAAGAAGGCCGTCGTCGCCCCCAGCACCGTGATGAAGGCCGTGGCATGCGGCGCGAATTCGTAGATGGGCGACATCCGGCAGACAAGGAACACCCCTGCCGTCACCATCGTGGCCGCATGGATCAGCGCGGACACGGGCGTCGGCCCCTCCATCGCATCGGGCAGCCATGTATGCAGCAACAGCTGCGCCGATTTCCCCATCGCCCCGATGAACAGCAAAACCCCGATCAGGTTCGCCGCGTTCCATTCCCCCCAAAGGAAGGTCAGGTTCGTCTCGGCCAGGGCGGGTGCAGCCGCAAACACATCGTCAAACCGGATGCTGTCCGTCAGGTAGAACAGCGCGAAAATCCCCAGCGCAAAGCCGAAATCCCCGACCCGGTTCACCACAAAGGCCTTGATCGCCGCCGCATTGGCCGAAGGTTTCTTGTAATAGAACCCGATCAGCAAATAGGACGCGACCCCCACCCCTTCCCAACCGAAGAACATCTGCACCAGATTGTCCGACGTCACCAGCATCAGCATCGAGAAGGTGAAGAAGGACAGATAGGCAAAGAACCGGGCCCGATAGGGCTCATCGTCCCGCCAATTGTCGTCATGCGCCATGTAGCCAAAGGAATAGAGGTGCACGAGCGCCGAGACCGAATTCACCACCACCAGCATGATCGCCGTCAGACGGTCGATGCGGATCGCCCATTCGCTGCCCATGCTGCCGCTTTCGATCCAGCGCATCAGCACGACCTTGTAGGTCTCGCCGTCAAAGGTCAGGAAGATGACCCATGACAAGATCGCCGCCAGAAAGATCAGCGCGGTTGCGATGATCTGCCCGGCCTTCTCGCCGATGAAACGCCAGCCGAAGCCGCAGATCAGCGCGCCGACCAGCGGCGCAAGGAGGATGATCGTTGCCATGGCGGCTTAACCCTTCATCACGTTGACGTCTTCCACGTCGATCGTCCCGCGGTTGCGGAAGAAGACGACGAGGATGGCAAGGCCGATGGCGGCCTCGGCGGCGGCGACGGTCAGGACGAACATGGTAAAGACCTGTCCGACCAGATCGCCCAAATGGGACGAGAAGGCCACGAGGTTGATGTTCACGGACAGAAGCATCAACTCGATCGACATCAGGATCACGATGACATTCTTCCGGTTCAAGAAGATGCCAAAGATCCCAATCACGAACAGCGCCGCGGCGACCGTCAGGTAATGTTCAAGTCCAACCATTCTCGTTCCCTCCGGGCGGATTGCCCGTTCAGTTCGTTTGCGCCGCCCCGGCGGCCAGTTTCGTGCATTGCTCCGCGCCCTGCCCCGCAACGCGGGTGACAGGCACGCCCGCCGCGGCCAGCGCGACCTCGGTTCCTGCCAGATCGGTCAGCCCGACCCTCAGACGCAGCCGCGCCTGTTCCACAGGAACACTGTGATTGTAATCCGCGCCACGCCGCGCCTGATCCGCGCTTTGGCGGATGACGCCCACGCGCAGCGTCGTCAAGTTGCCGCAGTCGATGATCTCCAGCGCCGTCTCGTTATAGCTGTCGCGCCGCGGGCCCTTGCAGACCTCAACATTGGTCTTGGTGACGTAACGCCCGGCCGGATCGCCCAGCTTTGCCACGGTGCCATCGGCCTCGCATTGCGTGGCAAGGCCCATATCCACGGCCTGTTCGTCCGAAATGCAGCCGGCCAGAAGGGCAAGCGTCGAAAGACCCAGAGCCACGGCCAAGCCGCGCCCTGCCTTTCCACCTTGCGTCCACTGTCCAACCATCTTCGGTTCCCTCAGGCCTTCGGCCTTTTTCCTTTTGGGGATGGGCGAACCGCCCATCCTACTCATCCTCAGGTGCGCTCACACGCACCAAAGCCCGTCACAATCCCTGACCGGGCTTCACATCCTTCAATTCCATCGCCTTGGCCGGGTCGCGCCACATCTGCGCCAGCACATTCTGCCGTTTCACATCCTTCCGGTGCCGCAGCGTCAGAAGGATCGCCCCAATCATCGCCACCAGCAGGATCAGGCCCGAAGCCTGGAACAGGTAGATGTACTTGTCATAAAGGATCAGCCCCAGCGCCTTGGTGTTCTCCACCTGACCTGCATCCGGCGCCACCGCCTGCCGCAGACCAAGCGCACCGTCAGCCTGCACCCAAGCCCCCACGCCCAGCCCGATCTGCATCAGGATCACGACCCCGATCAACAACGCCAGCGGCATGTATTTCGCCATCTCGCCCTTCAGGGCCGCGAAATCGATATCCAGCATCATCACGACGAACAGGAACAGCACCGCCACCGCGCCCACATAGACGATGATCAGAAGCATCGCCACGAACTCCGCCCCCAGCAGGACGAAAAGCCCCGCCGAAGACAGGAAAGCAAGGATCAGCCACAGCACCGAATGCACGGGGTTGCGGCTCACCGTCACCAGAAGGCCTGCCGTCACCGTGACGATGGCAAAGGCATAGAAGGCGTAATCAGCAACGCTCATGCGTCTTTCTCCTCGATCTCGCCGAAGACGGACTGGGCAATCTCCAGCGCCTTCTGCATGGCGGGCAGGCCGCCGAACATGCTCATCTGCCAGATCACCTCGGCGATCTCGCGTTGCGTGGCCCCGGCCTCCAGCGCGTGCCGCACCGTCAGCTTCAGCTGCGGCTCGGCCTGCGCGCCCAACACCGTCAGCGCGGCGATGGTCACCAGAAGCCGGGTCTTTGCATCCAGACCTTCGCGGTTGAAGGTCTTGCCGAACCACATCTCCATCATGTCCTTCGACATGGTGGGGAAGAATTGGTCGAACCCCTTCACCTGCATATTCTCCAAGGCAGGATTGAAGGCGCGCACCATTTCCTGGCTGCTTTCCATCATCTGCTGGAACATCTTGGTGAAGGCGTCATTCATTCCGAAAATCCGATCCGTCACCGATAGGGTGCGTCAAGTTCAAGGTTGCGTGCGATCTCCGCTTCCCAGCGGGCGCCGTTCTCCAGAAGCTTTTCCTTGTTGTAGAAAAGCTCTTCCCTCGTCTCGGTCGAAAATTCGAAATTCGGCCCCTCGACGATGGCATCCACCGGGCAGGCCTCTTGGCAGAAGCCGCAATAGATGCACTTGGTCATGTCGATGTCATAGCGCGTGGTCCGACGGCTGCCGTCCTCGCGTGGTTCGGCATCGATGGTGATGGCCTGCGCCGGGCAGACCGCCTCGCACAGCTTGCAGGCAATGCAGCGTTCCTCGCCATTGGGATAACGGCGCAGCGCATGTTCGCCGCGGAACCGGGGCGAAAGCGGGCCCTTCTCATGCGGGTAGTTCAGCGTGGCCTTCGGCGCGAAGAAATACTTCATGCCCAAGGCAAAGCCCTTGATGAAATCCTGCAACAGGAAATAGCGCGTTGCGCGGGTCCAATCGATGTTCGCCATCGTCATCAGCCTCCAATTGCCCAGCGCGCCCAGAAGCCGCCGAAGACCTCGAATTTCGCAAGAAACGCCACGATCACGACCCAGGCCAGCGAAAGCGGCAGGAACACTTTCCAACCGATCCGCATCAGCTGGTCATAGCGGTAGCGGGGCGTGATCGCCTTCACCATGGCAAACAGGAAGAAGAAGAAGGCCATCTTCGCCACCATCCACCACCACCCGTCGGGCAGCCCCGGAATGGGCGACAGCCAGCCGCCGAAGAACAGCAGGCTCAGAAGCGCGCACATCAGATAGATGGCGATATATTCCCCGGCCATGAACAGAAGGAAGGGCGTCGAGGAATATTCCACCATGAACCCCGCCACGAGTTCGGATTCCGCTTCCGGCAGGTCAAAGGGCGGGCGGTTCGTTTCGGCAAGCGCCGACACGAAGAACAGCACCACCATCGGCAGATGCGGCAGCCAGAACCAGTTGAACAGCCCCAGATCACCATCCTGCGCCGCAACGATGGCCGAAAGGTTCATCGACCCCGTGGAAATGATGATCCCGATGATGATCAGGCCCAGCGACACCTCATAGGAAATCATCTGCGCCGCCGACCGCAGCGAACCAAGGAACGGGTATTTGGAGTTTGACGCCCATCCCCCCATGATCACGCCATAAACCTCAAGCGAGGACATGGCGAAGACGAAGAGGATCGCCACGTTGATATTGGCCAGCACCCAGCCATCATCGAAGGGGATCACAGCCCAAGCCATCAGCGCCAGCACGAAGGACAGCATCGGCGCAAGGAAAAAGACCGGACGATCCGCCCCGGCAGGGACCACGATCTCTTTGAAGACGTATTTCGCGGCATCGGCCACGGTCTGCAACAGACCCCACGGCCCCACCACGTTCGGCCCGCGCCGCATCTGCACCGCGGCCCAGATCTTTCGGTCGCCATAAACCAGAAACAGCATCGACAGCATCACGAACCCGACGAGCAGCAGCGCCTGCGCCGCCACCAGAACCGCCGTCCCCGTCCCCGTTGTGAAGAATTCGTTCATGATGCCTTTCCCTCAGACAGTCGGTATGCCCAGCGCTCCGCAATCGCGCACCGTCACTTCGGCGTCGATCGTTCGGAACCCTTCGGGCAGGGC
Encoded proteins:
- the nuoL gene encoding NADH-quinone oxidoreductase subunit L, whose protein sequence is MATIILLAPLVGALICGFGWRFIGEKAGQIIATALIFLAAILSWVIFLTFDGETYKVVLMRWIESGSMGSEWAIRIDRLTAIMLVVVNSVSALVHLYSFGYMAHDDNWRDDEPYRARFFAYLSFFTFSMLMLVTSDNLVQMFFGWEGVGVASYLLIGFYYKKPSANAAAIKAFVVNRVGDFGFALGIFALFYLTDSIRFDDVFAAAPALAETNLTFLWGEWNAANLIGVLLFIGAMGKSAQLLLHTWLPDAMEGPTPVSALIHAATMVTAGVFLVCRMSPIYEFAPHATAFITVLGATTAFFAATVGLVQNDIKRVIAYSTCSQLGYMFVAAGVGVYSVAMFHLFTHAFFKAMLFLGAGSVIHATHHEQDMRFYGGLRKKIPLTFWAMMIGTLAITGVGIPLTHYGFAGFLSKDAVIESAYVGSHYAFWLLVVAAGFTSFYSWRLMFLTFYGESRAKAHGHGHHGHDDHGHGDHGHHEPHESPTVMLIPLGVLALGAVFSGMIWYNVFFGDEAKVRGWFGLPVAEQMADAGHGEDAAHGATEGEGHAATTASEGEGHGEGEKAHAFPQPEPGQGAIFIGPENHVLHEAHLVPKWVKVSPFVAMVLGFLLAFQFYIRRPDLPGKLAEQQRPLYLFLLNKWYFDELYDWIFVRPAKWLGGFLWKKGDGAVIDGSINGVAMGIIPFFTRLASRAQSGYLFHYAFAMVLGIAALITWMTLSGGAH
- the nuoK gene encoding NADH-quinone oxidoreductase subunit NuoK is translated as MVGLEHYLTVAAALFVIGIFGIFLNRKNVIVILMSIELMLLSVNINLVAFSSHLGDLVGQVFTMFVLTVAAAEAAIGLAILVVFFRNRGTIDVEDVNVMKG
- a CDS encoding NADH-quinone oxidoreductase subunit J, whose product is MSVADYAFYAFAIVTVTAGLLVTVSRNPVHSVLWLILAFLSSAGLFVLLGAEFVAMLLIIVYVGAVAVLFLFVVMMLDIDFAALKGEMAKYMPLALLIGVVILMQIGLGVGAWVQADGALGLRQAVAPDAGQVENTKALGLILYDKYIYLFQASGLILLVAMIGAILLTLRHRKDVKRQNVLAQMWRDPAKAMELKDVKPGQGL
- a CDS encoding carboxymuconolactone decarboxylase family protein; amino-acid sequence: MNDAFTKMFQQMMESSQEMVRAFNPALENMQVKGFDQFFPTMSKDMMEMWFGKTFNREGLDAKTRLLVTIAALTVLGAQAEPQLKLTVRHALEAGATQREIAEVIWQMSMFGGLPAMQKALEIAQSVFGEIEEKDA
- the nuoI gene encoding NADH-quinone oxidoreductase subunit NuoI, whose amino-acid sequence is MANIDWTRATRYFLLQDFIKGFALGMKYFFAPKATLNYPHEKGPLSPRFRGEHALRRYPNGEERCIACKLCEAVCPAQAITIDAEPREDGSRRTTRYDIDMTKCIYCGFCQEACPVDAIVEGPNFEFSTETREELFYNKEKLLENGARWEAEIARNLELDAPYR
- the nuoH gene encoding NADH-quinone oxidoreductase subunit NuoH, which translates into the protein MNEFFTTGTGTAVLVAAQALLLVGFVMLSMLFLVYGDRKIWAAVQMRRGPNVVGPWGLLQTVADAAKYVFKEIVVPAGADRPVFFLAPMLSFVLALMAWAVIPFDDGWVLANINVAILFVFAMSSLEVYGVIMGGWASNSKYPFLGSLRSAAQMISYEVSLGLIIIGIIISTGSMNLSAIVAAQDGDLGLFNWFWLPHLPMVVLFFVSALAETNRPPFDLPEAESELVAGFMVEYSSTPFLLFMAGEYIAIYLMCALLSLLFFGGWLSPIPGLPDGWWWMVAKMAFFFFLFAMVKAITPRYRYDQLMRIGWKVFLPLSLAWVVIVAFLAKFEVFGGFWARWAIGG